The Pararge aegeria chromosome 8, ilParAegt1.1, whole genome shotgun sequence genome window below encodes:
- the LOC120625661 gene encoding holocytochrome c-type synthase — protein sequence MGNQVFAEAVPPKIHEVKGNPPPECPMHNKDGPAKNDSKATPSECPVQHDNNINPYNMMPPANQQPAPDQPFTLPTNRQVSSIPRAMPDGSTEFWVYPSQQMFWNAMLRKGWRWKDEDIKQKDMEDIIRIHNANNEQAWQEVLKWEALHAKECGHPRLKSFGGKATQYSPRAMMRSWLGYELPFDRHDWIVDRCGHDVRYIIDYYDGGEVDNKFQFALLDVRPAMDSFDNVWDRMKVFYMRYRYEIIGDKKDNKLAN from the exons ATGGGGAACCAAGTCTTCGCTGAAGCAGTTCCTCCCAAAATACATGAAGTCAAAGGAAACCCTCCTCCGGAATGCCCTATGCACAACAAAGATGGTCCTGCAAAAAATGATAGCAAAGCAACACCTTCGGAATGCCCTGTTCAGcatgataataatatcaatccataCAATATG ATGCCACCAGCTAATCAACAACCTGCTCCAGACCAACCATTCACTCTTCCAACAAATCGTCAAGTATCATCTATTCCTAGAGCCATGCCAGACGGTTCCACAGAGTTCTGGGTGTATCCCAGTCAGCAAATGTTCTGGAATGCAATGTTACGCAAAGGCTGGAGATGGAAGGATGAGGACATAAAACAGAAAGATATGGAGGATATAATTAGAATACACAATGCCAATAATGAACAA GCATGGCAAGAAGTTTTAAAATGGGAAGCACTACATGCCAAAGAGTGTGGTCACCCCAGGTTGAAGAGTTTTGGAGGGAAAGCCACACAGTACAGTCCCAGAGCAATGATGCGCTCTTGGTTGGG ATATGAGCTACCCTTTGATCGTCATGACTGGATTGTGGATAGGTGTGGTCACGATGTCCGCtatataattgattattatgaTGGTGGTGAAGTTGACAACAAATTCCAATTTGCTCTACTGGATGTCAGACCAGCAATGGACTCATTTGACAATGTCTGGGACAGAATGAAAGTGTTTTATATGAGATACAGATATGAAATAATAGGCGACAAAAAGGATAACAAATTGGCTAATTAG
- the LOC120625660 gene encoding uncharacterized protein YJR142W: MKDMNSTIKNNISELINLARKFNCFYLSGLHQGICKPFMVAGHQVGLIRPDVLKYLQRFPEVFRVTGKYVELNPAFRDYQERTSKVAEVLGSLRKENEICALKGWRDECFEVSTPFHHESLLEMDRSAVCLFGIRNYGISVNGYLFHPSKGLCIWLQQRSFTKQTWPGKWDCFVSGGLAVGYGILETTIKEVAEEASVMGELVKKLVPAGCVSFYFESERGLFPNTEYVYDLELPLDFMPKNADGEVETFELLTAEECVQRALSPQFKTTSAPVLLDFLIRRGYINPENEPNYRHLVELLHVPLQTIYKCSLDITSNGDLQNLQ; the protein is encoded by the exons atgaaagaCATGAATTccacaattaaaaataacatttcggAATTAATAAATTTAGCGAGGAAATTCAATTGCTTTTATTTATCAG gtTTGCATCAAGGGATATGTAAGCCGTTTATGGTTGCTGGACACCAGGTGGGACTTATTCGGCCTGATGTACTCAAATACTTGCAGAGGTTCCCGgag gtatTCAGAGTCACAGGAAAGTATGTTGAACTTAACCCTGCATTTAGAGACTATCAGGAAAGAACATCGAAAGTAGCTGAAGTTTTAGGAAGTTTGAGAAAAGAAAACGAAATATGTGCCCTTAAGGGCTGGCGAGATGAG TGCTTTGAAGTCAGTACACCATTCCATCATGAGAGTCTTCTTGAGATGGACAGGAGTGCTGTGTGTCTCTTTGGAATAAGAAATTATGGCATTAGTGTGAACGGCTACCTGTTCCACCCATCTAAAGGCCTTTGTATCTGGTTACAACAGAGGAGCTTTACTAAACAGACATGGCCAG GTAAATGGGATTGCTTTGTTAGTGGTGGCCTGGCGGTTGGCTATGGAATACTTGAGACTACTATAAAGGAGGTAGCCGAGGAAGCATCTGTTATGGGGGAGTTGGTAAAGAAACTTGTACCTGCTGGTTGTGTGAG ctTCTACTTTGAAAGTGAAAGAGGTTTGTTTCCAAATACAGAGTATGTATATGACCTCGAGCTTCCATTAGATTTTATGCCAAAGAATGCAGATGGAGAAGTTGAAACTTTTGAGCTGTTGACTGCGGAGGAGTGTGTGCAAAGAGCCCTTTCTCCTCAGTTCAAGACCACAAGTGCTCCGGTCTTGTTGGACTTTCTGATCAGAAGAGGATATATAAACCCTGAGAATG AGCCGAACTACCGACACTTAGTGGAGTTACTCCACGTCCCACTGCAGACCATCTACAAGTGTTCCTTAGACATCACTTCCAACGGCGACCTACAGAATCTACAGTGA
- the LOC120625659 gene encoding BRISC and BRCA1-A complex member 2-like isoform X2 — MTTENYTLLNDISPMFRPYVHNIYQDLKLDFRFDDESFLSNADEEFLVTGVPSLAKWNSNNPQSLGEVISELVAMYKIHQVKKLNEDENSRASFEYGALLGNELITEQDVEVWVGTHVVEFLIKLKVDTSRLPELYNEGTVYNPGIDTALLLVRYPNPTNAELILSPFLTKVLGNISLPMMHQSGVLMDYVPMVTNMLNNKIQDLLNNDRLKRELLAQLIVKYEGAILEHDANSAAFLFEMNDFYWILQIDISIQFPEKPPVLTLRSVYHCYKGKPKFKVLPGCSYNNFELYIEQQVEIFKNDCTESPYIFDSVDP; from the exons ATGACGACGGAAAACTACACTCTTTTAAACGATATATCTCCAATGTTCAGACCGTATGTTCATAATATTTACCAGGACTTAAAACTAG ATTTCCGATTTGATGATGAAAGCTTTTTAAGCAATGCAGATGAAGAGTTTTTGGTTACGGGTGTTCCTAGTCTTGCTAAATGGAATTCTAATAATCCACAATCTCTTGGTGAAGTAATTTCTGAATTGGTGGCCATGTATAAAATTCaccag GTAAAAAAGTTGAATGAAGATGAAAATTCCAGAGCCTCATTTGAATATGGTGCACTACTGGGTAATGAACTCATAACAGAACAGGATGTAGAAGTTTGGGTTGGAACACATGTTGTAGAGTTCCTAATTAAACTCAAAGTAGACACTTCAAGACTTCCCGAACTATACAATGAAGG aactgTATATAATCCAGGAATTGACACAGCTTTACTTCTCGTAAGATACCCTAACCCTACTAATGCAGAATTAATTTTATCACCATTTCTTACTAAAGTTTTGGGAAACATATCTTTACCTAT GATGCACCAATCTGGGGTTCTTATGGATTATGTTCCAATGGTTACAAATATGTTGAATAACAag ATACAAGATCTACTGAATAATGATAGATTAAAACGTGAATTGTTAGCTCAGCTTATTGTGAAATATGAAGGAGCTATATTAGAACATGATGCAAACAGTGCTGCTTTCTTATTCGAGATGAATGATTTTTATTGGATCCTACAGATTGATATTT ccATTCAATTTCCAGAAAAGCCTCCAGTGTTGACACTGCGCTCTGTTTACCATTGTTATAAAGGGAAGCCCAAGTTCAAAGTTTTACCAGGAtgttcatataataattttgaacttTACATTGAGCAACaagttgaaattttcaaaaatgatTGCACCGAATCTCCATATATTTTTGATAGTGTTGACCCATGA
- the LOC120625659 gene encoding BRISC and BRCA1-A complex member 2-like isoform X1: protein MTTENYTLLNDISPMFRPYVHNIYQDLKLGLCKTKVDLERIGGSANSAESQFRLVLPYCSKKLKWDIIFDASTPWFAPDFRFDDESFLSNADEEFLVTGVPSLAKWNSNNPQSLGEVISELVAMYKIHQVKKLNEDENSRASFEYGALLGNELITEQDVEVWVGTHVVEFLIKLKVDTSRLPELYNEGTVYNPGIDTALLLVRYPNPTNAELILSPFLTKVLGNISLPMMHQSGVLMDYVPMVTNMLNNKIQDLLNNDRLKRELLAQLIVKYEGAILEHDANSAAFLFEMNDFYWILQIDISIQFPEKPPVLTLRSVYHCYKGKPKFKVLPGCSYNNFELYIEQQVEIFKNDCTESPYIFDSVDP from the exons ATGACGACGGAAAACTACACTCTTTTAAACGATATATCTCCAATGTTCAGACCGTATGTTCATAATATTTACCAGGACTTAAAACTAG GTTTATGTAAAACTAAAGTAGATCTGGAACGAATTGGCGGATCAGCAAACAGTGCAGAAAGTCAATTTCGTTTAGTGCTTCCTTATTGCTCTAAGAAATTAAAGTGGGACATCATTTTCGATGCTTCAACACCATGGTTTGCTCCAGATTTCCGATTTGATGATGAAAGCTTTTTAAGCAATGCAGATGAAGAGTTTTTGGTTACGGGTGTTCCTAGTCTTGCTAAATGGAATTCTAATAATCCACAATCTCTTGGTGAAGTAATTTCTGAATTGGTGGCCATGTATAAAATTCaccag GTAAAAAAGTTGAATGAAGATGAAAATTCCAGAGCCTCATTTGAATATGGTGCACTACTGGGTAATGAACTCATAACAGAACAGGATGTAGAAGTTTGGGTTGGAACACATGTTGTAGAGTTCCTAATTAAACTCAAAGTAGACACTTCAAGACTTCCCGAACTATACAATGAAGG aactgTATATAATCCAGGAATTGACACAGCTTTACTTCTCGTAAGATACCCTAACCCTACTAATGCAGAATTAATTTTATCACCATTTCTTACTAAAGTTTTGGGAAACATATCTTTACCTAT GATGCACCAATCTGGGGTTCTTATGGATTATGTTCCAATGGTTACAAATATGTTGAATAACAag ATACAAGATCTACTGAATAATGATAGATTAAAACGTGAATTGTTAGCTCAGCTTATTGTGAAATATGAAGGAGCTATATTAGAACATGATGCAAACAGTGCTGCTTTCTTATTCGAGATGAATGATTTTTATTGGATCCTACAGATTGATATTT ccATTCAATTTCCAGAAAAGCCTCCAGTGTTGACACTGCGCTCTGTTTACCATTGTTATAAAGGGAAGCCCAAGTTCAAAGTTTTACCAGGAtgttcatataataattttgaacttTACATTGAGCAACaagttgaaattttcaaaaatgatTGCACCGAATCTCCATATATTTTTGATAGTGTTGACCCATGA
- the LOC120625784 gene encoding 39S ribosomal protein L55, mitochondrial, with the protein MNNKTGFKITSFICNHYFKRNLNNNVASITRIHREVFTRMYPTKVVLANGASINIRYHEPRKIIKLPLDMTTLSEDERKARLEKRKPKRKIKITEIVEDNFNAKKYLKYIKK; encoded by the exons atGAATAATAAAACAGGCTTTAAAATCACGTCTTTTATAtgtaatcattattttaaacgcaatttaaataacaatgtggcTAGTATAACCAGAATTCACAGAGAAGTATTTACAAGAATGTATCCCACTAAAGTTGTTTTGGCAAATGGAGCTTCAATTAATATCAGATACCACGAACcgaggaaaataataaaa TTACCTTTAGATATGACTACATTATCAGAAGATGAAAGAAAAGCAAGACTTGAAAAAAGGAAACCAAAAAGGAAGATCAAAATAACTGAAATTGTTGAAGACAACTTCAATGcaaaaaagtacttaaaatatataaagaaatga